The DNA sequence ATGCCaaactatttatatatttatagcTCAACAACTGTCAGATGGATTGCCAGGAAGATTTTATAGACAAGCACAGTGCCCACCCAGCGGATGAATCTAATTATGTTGATGATCTGATGACTTTTAGCGCCATCGTCAGGTCTAAATTCCAACTTGCCCAAATGGTTTATTATTTAtagttactttaaaaaatataattaaattctTGTCAGTCTCAACTGTACTTTGTTGAGGCTTGTGTTTTGAATTAATGagctaatattagcatgctTACACTACACTAAGTCTGTGGCCATGGTAAACATTGTGTGTATGTTAGcttgctgacattagcattgagtttaaagggatggttcaccccaaaatcaaaaatacatattcccCTCTGACCTGTTTGTGCTATTTATTGATCTAAACTGTTCtgctgtgagttgcagagtgttggagatatcgccCGTAGAGTTGTccgccttctctctaatataatggaactagatggtatTGTGCCAAAAACTACACTTGAATAActtaacagcagtgtctctttccagaagtcatgCCGTAGTTACGCAAGATAttacacagaccttgttgtgagcagtttcatgaagaaACTATTTTTTTACCCCGagctacacccgccaactgtatcaccacgaaaaaggaagtgtgcatctactcatggacgagaggctcatgctcaaGACAGAGTGATAGTAAACATTAAGGGCATCCTCcccggctgagctgtaacattagctagctctgtggtgctaagtgagctagcagtagatgcacgcgtCCTTCTGCGCAGGGATACGGTtcgtgggtgtagttcagtagaaagaaaatagtccccacatgaaactgcttacaacaaggtctgtggattatcttgagtaactgggtcatgatttctggaaagagacatttttcaaatgtatttctttagcgcttttagcaccgcaagctgagtgccatctagtcccattatattggagagaaggcagaaatcTCTACAGCCGAAATCTCCAACAtcatgcagctcacaccaaaagaatctagactgataagtagcgctacaagtaagaggaaaaatatgtatttgtgattttggggtgaactgtccctttaaagcacTGCTATGCCTACTAAACTCTTAGTTTTGTTAGTATGTATGTTGTTAGTAAGTATAAAGTCTTAACTGTCTctggtgtgttaatgtgtgtattcatgtgcatgtatgtgtgtctctAGTACCGACAGCTCTGAGGGTAAACGGGCCGACAAATGGCCTGGTTGTTGATGGCCGTCCTCCTTTACTGAACCCCTCCCAGGTCTCTTTGGGGCCTCAAGGTCAGGGGTATCGCACTGCTGACTTAGGAGACAGCCCTGGTAAGGATTTCTCTCTGAAGAGAAAATTAAGTCACATATTTTCAGAAGCACATTGTGTTACATtcattatctattttttttttctcttgtcacGTTCCCTGCATCTCTCTGGATGTTCAGTACCCAATGCTATGAACTCGGGTCCTCCAAAGAAGCGGCACCGGAGCTGGCATCCCAGCTCGTTGGTACCCGTCCCACCCACAGCCGTCCCCGTGCCAGCCATCCGGCCGATAGTCTGCTCTCCAGGTCAGTTCATGAACCAATCAGGATGGCTTTTTATGCCGTGTTGTGATGAGTCAGCGTGAAATGGGTTGTAAATCGACCCACGTGGCTTCTTTTTGGCTCATTTCACTGTGCGTGCTTACGTGCCTGTGTAAGCATGTGTGTGcagttgtgtgttttctgtgccCTGAAGAGCATGTGTTGTTTATAGCACCCCCCATCCTCTGGGTTGCGGATGAGTGTGCCACGTCTCTGACGTACCTCTGGTTGTTAGGATGATTCACCCACTATCTCCATGGAGATAGTGCTGGAGAGATTGTTGCAGAAATAGTTAATAATAAAATTGCATGATTGAGGAACATTTCTGCCATGTCATGTTATTGTGGGTATCTGTGCAACCatcatttcaaattaaattgtTAAGTTTTTTCACAGTACAACAGCCACTGATATTACTGCAGTGTTTTCTAGGTAAGAGTACGGACATGAATCTTTTTATTTCCATCCAGGTTCTGTATTAGGAGTGTCGCCTCCTCAGCCACCGGTAGCAGGAGTCATTCAGCCTCAACCTGTCACTGCTGGAGAGACGGTCATCGTCCCCAACAACCTGCTCAACTCCTCAGGATTTCGCCCTGTCATCCTCATCGGTATAAGCTTCATTTTAGtcacctgctgttttttaatcctgcaaattaaatatattaaatagttttaCCAATAATTTACTGTTTCACAGCAGATCAAATGTTAAATTGTTGTCCCATATATTGTCCCCTACATGTTTCAGTTTTGTCTCATGATAACTGTCCTTTCAGGGCATGGCACTTTACCTTATTTCTATGGGAACGTTGGGGACATAGTGGTGAGCCCCCTCCTGGTCAGCTGCTATAAGAGCAGCCAGCTGACAGAGAAAACCCTGGAGATGTTGGGCCTCGACAGCAGCCAGCGTCTCTGCGTGGAGACAATGACCCTGCTCACTTTACAATATCTTGCACGTTTAGGTAAGCAGCAAACACTCagctcaaacacacagagaagctTCAGTGTCACTGGTATGTTTGCTGTCATCAAACACACGGGGTTGTGGGGTGAATGACCTCAAGGTGCTGGTGTCTCATACAAATATTTGTCTTGGGTTGATATTTTGTTACATGCACGTTTCTGCTGTATATcagtatttttgtcttttcatatttgatttttctCACAGGCTCGGAGCAGATTCCTCTGAGGGAGGAGCTGGAGCAGATTGTTTTAAAGGCCATGCTGTGTTGTCCCCGGGGTCCTGCCATCTCCCCGTCTCAGCTGCCCTGGTTGGCTCGGCTGGAAGCCAGCGTCTCAGGGGGCAGCGTCCAAGTCGTGGTTACCCATAACTCTCTGGGAGAGGGCATCTCTGAGTCGCTTCGGTCTCTCAGTGAGGGTCCTCACCATCAGAAGTGCCTGCCCACATATGTAGTCATTATATGTGCCTCCAAAATGAGTGGCAACGAGTTCTGCGTGCTCGTTTTGGGTGAGTGTCGCCACCTGGTTTGATTGGAACTCATTTAAGCTTGTTGCTATGTTATGACTTTGACTAGTCTGTGCACAATATGGATGTTAACGGTGTAATAATGGAATCTTTACGTGTTATGTGACACAGGAAAGTACCAAGCACGGGCCTTAGCTGAAGGCATGCTGACAACAAATGAGTTTCTGAAGGAGATCAGCTACGAACTCATCACAGGGAAAGTCAGTGTCTTGGCGTCTcacttcaaaacaacatcattAGGTGAGAGCTGCGTCCGTACAACATGTGTTTATTGTTCTGTTGTTGTAAGAATCTTTGGGAGAAAGAAGATTAACTGAATGTTACACCTATTATATGGACTTAAACGTGTTTTgtaggggtgaactgtccctttaaagccgATGTCAAGGACTTAAATAGAAATGGTGTTACGCATCAGTTCAATATGAGTGACTGTAGAGAGAGTATTTGTGTCACAGCAGCTTGTGTGCCCgcctctgtgtctttgtgtgacgATGGTGACTGGTTCATTTTAGGGGACAATCTGGACAAGCAGCTGGTGCGATACCAGCGCCGACGGAAGGGGCAGGTCATCCAGCCCTTTCAGGGCGATGTCACTGACCACATCCACTCCCAGGAAGCTGCCAGCATGTCACCACCCTCCGACAGAGGTTAGAGAGCGCTCCATCGTACTCACTGAGCTGCTTGGCTCTCCTGCAGGGCGagaatttcttttcttttcttttaccaTCCAACAAAATCAATATATATTCTACCTGGACTGTAGTTATAAACAGTATTTGTAAATCCGattaatttattgatttatcttctattcaaatttaagacttttccTTTGTTCTGCAGTAAATGATCATTCTTTTGTCAATAACTTACAGTAAatttttatctgtgtttgtCACCGGTAGCAGTATACTCTACATTATTAAATGTTTCACTCAAGGTAATTCTTATTTTGTTGCACATTAAATTGACATTTATGCTTTCTCCCTCTTTGTTTTCCTGCAGCAGAGCTGTTAAGTAAGGTTTTCCAGATCTATCCGACCCAGCTGAGCGTCGCTCGGAGCCTCCTCTCTCAAGTCTGCTCCATCGCCGACTCAGGAACCCAGAATCTCGATTTGGGGCGTTTTTGTAAAGTGGACTTTCTTGTTTTGGTGCCTCCATCTCACATCCTGGTGCACCAGACGGCACAGCGCATCCGACAATCAGGTTTGTGTCCAGTGGTGTAAATATCAGCGTAATAAAGATTCAAGATGGTTTCTCCTCCTGCTTAGATCTTAAACTTTCAGAATTACATAATTAATAAATGTTCTAGCAGTGTTGTTCCACCAAGTTATGATAACAAGAtcatatcaaatattcatttcTTTTATGTTTTGCTCAGGAGTACTTGTCGACCTGGGAATCGAAGACGCCTGCTCAGCCTACCAGAAATCAGACAAGTACGTGGTGCGTCTGGACGGTGACGTTCACACCAAAATGGAAGCCTTCATGAGGAAAGTCAAGCAGAACCCCTACACCCTGTTTGTCCTCATCCACGACAACTCGCACGTCGACCTCACAAGGTAAGACGACCCCACTGACACCGTGTTGCTCTGTTGACAATCCAAAGCCGTGTGAAAAGATGAGTTGTTATGGCTGCAAATGTAGCCTTGTCCTTCTGACACACTGAGTACAATGCCGAGAGGAGAACAGCTGCAAGcgaatgaaaacaaacagcaccGAGTATCTGTAACCTTGGACTGTGATGAAATGTAGACCAGATACTTTGAGACCCctgattttaaaattatttttagacATATTTGTTCTTACGTGAAATTTTGTGTCAATGCAGTTTGACAGTTTATATTCCTGGCAGCCAGTCGCTAAGATCCTATTCAAAGCAATCTGCTGTTGTCATTGCCAGAAACCTAAAAAAAGATCACTTCCTGTGTTCCACTGGGTTTTTCTTGGGAATGACCTACAACACACTGGGCAGTTAGCGCAGCAAATGCAAAATCCCTCATGAACCATGTCCTTAATCGGGTGgttatttttgtctgtgttaaATGTTACGAATCTAGAATATCCATCCATATTCAGACACTTTGCCCTACTCCCTCTCCAGTGCTCTGTCAGGCTCTGTGTGCCACGGCGAGCTGCAGGGTTTGGCTGACCGGGTGGTGAACTGTCAGGAAGTCCTCGATGCCATGAACCTCCTGGTGCTGCAGGTCAGCTGTTTCCCGCACACGCTGCAGACCCGCCAGTCCCGCATCAGCATCCAGAACGAAGTCCACTGGCCCTCCAACGAAAGTCTGGTGAGTATTGGTGACCCAAGAAAAGTCTTGGAAGTCATTGTGAAAGATCAACTAACACAACATTGGTGCAAAGAGGGATAGTTCAGTGAGACATCTGAGCTATTTAactctaaatgttaaatttcaaCATGATGGCAGCATGCAGAGGCCAGTTTGTAACACTTGTGGTTTAGCTTCTCCACCTGGTGGACGTAAAGTGCACCTACACTAACCAGAAGGGCAACTTAAACTGTATTGACTTTTGAGATATTAACTGAAATATAATTTTCTGGGGGAAACTTTTGCTTTAATTTGATAGGTGTAGAGTTAGACAGGACACATGGGGAGAGAAAGGTATACGCCCTCAACTGAGATTGCTGGGGCACCCTAAGATATGACTGTTTTGACATATTTCTGCTGGTGATAGATCCGTCATACCAAAACTGTGTGGTGCTACAGAGTCTTCAAAAATAGATTTGTTCTGGtttcaggtcagtgtgtgtgggtTGTAATTCTGTTTATACTTCCTGCATAACAGGGGTTTAGGTCAGTCCTAATGATATTTAAGCTTGTACTCCTCATTATTTGAATATAAAAATAGGACTCAGAGTtgcagagcagaggagggatGTTAAGGTCAAGCTGTACTAGTCCTTCTCATCATTATAATGACCTATCGCCCAGATGACATTATTTATAACAGTGCTTCCCAGTTAACAGGACAGCCAGGCAGGTTTAAAAATGCTCCACAAAAACATTTCTTGAGAATCACTGCATGATATTAAGGCCTGTTAAAGTCACGCCTGTAACCCATAGACATATTCAACTGACACATTTTAAGTGGAACTCTTAATTTCAGAGGGCAAATAATAACGAGGTGAAAGCACTCACTTAGCTTTCAGGTCAAGCGCCATGCAGTGAAACAAGACTAATTATATTCAACACATTAGTTCCTCTTTTAAACGCTGAATTTTACGCAGTGTAGTTAATGTGTAAATGGAGGGAAAAACTAACAGCGTTGACATTTAAGAGTATGCTGTGTTGATCTGTGCTGTATTTGTCATCCAGCAGGGGGAGCAGTCTCCTAATGAGTTGCTCTACTTTGGCCTGAGGGACTACAGCAGCTCCCTGCAGTGGGGTGTGGCCAGCCCCATTCTGCGCTGTGATGATGCGTTTGAGAAGATGGTCCACACACTGCTGGAAAGGTCAGTGTGGTGTCATCACTGAGCAATCATCAACGTGTATTAACGTATTGTGATCCAGTATGTGATCATATAGaggtgtgttttctgtcagttttaAAAAGGGCATGCACTGGCAGTGAGTGGGTTAAGACGCACAAATCCGGGAAAATGGTGCCTGTGTTGATAAAAGACATCGTAACATAAAGCTCAGACTAACAAACTCCCCTGTTTGTGCCCCAGACATCCGCACCTGCACAGCATGGTGATCCGCAGCTACCTGCTGATTCAGCAGTACACAGAGGCCATGATGGCCCTGACCTCCTCCCCGTCCCTGAGAGACCACATCACCCCAGAGACCCTGGCCATGGTGGAGGACCTTATCAACGCTCCAAGCAGAGAGGGCTCCCAGGGTCGGGGCCACATGCTGCTGGTTCGAGTCCCCTCGCTGCAGCTGGCGATGCTGGCCCGGGAGCGACTGGAGGACGTGAGGGACAAACTGGGGCTTCAGCTGTGCTTCGCCGTGCTGCTAGGAAGCCCCGCCTCCGAACTCAACCTGCCCAGGAACTTCACCAGCCGCCTCAGGGTGAGAAAGACATAAAACCACAGTCATGAgtctttttattgtgttttctattacacactttaaatatttatacAGTTTTACTGTGGTTTATTCAGGCAAGCAACACGTTCATCAATATTTGAATAGATATGAGGATGTGAATGAAATTGGGTTTTACAGAGAAGTCTGAAGTAATTATCAGGAATTTGACTTCTTAGAACTCACTTATCTCTTTTtcttagacttttttttttcttgcaacaCAGAGATTAATCTTAAAGCTCATTTTAAACCTCCAAATATCTCCACTGAAACACAGCCAGTGAACGGTTTTAGGATTTATTCTCAGCTCTTAGCTCTAGTCTACACAGCTGGCTTAAAAAACAACACTATTTTGTGTTTGATTAAATTTGTACCACTGAAAAGGAAACCTCACCCTTAGATATCCTATTTGATCTCTCGGTCCAGTATCAGCCTAATATGCAAGTTTTGTTTAGTAAACAGTAAACATTATGTAATAACTGTGTTTTGCTGTAGGCGTGGAGAGGCTGTGAGAATGAAGACTGGGTACCGCACACTTATGAGGATCTGGAAGGGCTGCCTTGCATCGTCATCCTTACAGGGAAGGACCCTCTTGGAGAAACTTTCCCCAGGTTAGTTCATACGCCACAATATTCCTTATGACTCATAATAAAGCCTGAGAGTAAGTTGTGCAAAGTATAGTACTTTTAGCTCATCTTTGATTCCTCTTGATGTGCTGCTGCCTTGACTTCTTTTACCTTCCAAGTGTTATCTTACACATCTGCATTCACAAAGTGTGGGTTGTCTTCTCTACAACAGAGGTCCAGTTACATTCTGTCCTGCACTCAGTGTGCCAGCCTTGGGTTGTGTGCTGTGGAGTCTAATTTTCAGTATCATTTggacataaaatgcattttcaaaattaaagatCTTTGGGAGAGAACATAGAATTCTATGAAATGAAAATCCAAGTATATTACCTTTTCTCAGCAACAGCCTTCATCACAAGTTTACCCCACCAGGTCTCTGAAATACAGCGACCTGCGTCTGATAGACTCCAGCTACCTGACTCGCACAGCCCTGGAGCAGGAGGTGGGTCTTGCCTGCACCTATGTGTCCATGGCCGTGGTCCAGGAGCCCAAGAAGGCCTCAGCTCCTCGGGAATCAGACGGAGAAAAGGCCACCACCAGCTTGAATGATGGAGATGAGCTGGAGAGGCCTCAGAGCAACGGCAGCGCTGCAACCAGAACATCTGGTGAGTCCCTGACCTCACTGAGATACTAAATCTTAGGATTAAAGATGCAAACACCAGAAGTTTAAAGGCATGCTTCAGCcccatttgtatattaattactctccctgtgttaccttgaactAGTCAAGAAAACGTAGTTTTATATCCAGATGTAAGCTCAGTCcatactatttaaaacacttctgcatacaagtagcacacctgggcacgcatttgaactctgctcctGAATTTCATCAGCCTCTTTTACACAGTGATCGCACTACAGAGCTGCTACAAAATCCCTTCTGTATGctccctttgcatttttactcaGAACCAAGAGACGGCTGCATCATTCCTCCCCTCtgtgtgattatacactgcATCTTGGCATCCAGCAATTCCCTAGTGACACATATAACATGTGCATTTGCAGCCCTTAACGAACAATAACAATGCCATAACATGTCAATCACAATCATTTACTTTCTCTGATGTATgtcggctgatctcgtcctctgctcggagggtaaagACCTGCCAGATCTCATTTTTTTACAGCaccattcttcttctttgagttagccgctaattGCTAGCAGCTGCTTTGTAAGTCTCCCGCGTGCAGTCGGCAACAAATACGtaatcaaaacatcacacccccGCTCCACTCATGGTCAGAACTTTCCAGCTTTACAGTTTACACAGACCTTGTTTCACGGCCGTTGCTACCTCCGTTCCTGGCTCAGCAAGGTGGCATAATGACGCAATATtgccaccttgaacaggcagtgtaaaagtgtCTATTGGTCAGGAGCTCTGCTGTCACTCAGCCATGCCTGTTGTTTCCTGGCCAGTGAACGAGATGCTGGGCAGGAGCAGAGAACACATGCACCTGCCCAGGCACCAAACTCATCCATGCCTGAGATTGTTGATGTATGATAAAAATGATCATTAAGAgggtgaaatatttctttacGTAATATAACgttaattttatttgtattaatcTATTTTATTCTCTTCATGTCTCCTCTCAGGCTCTCTGGCAGAGAACGGTGTCAGTTCATCTGACATTGCCGACTCCGCCCAGAAGCCCTCCACATCCATCTGCCCACCTGAAGGTGTCGTTACCTCAGACATAGGCACAGTAACACAAAGGTTTAAGCAAGAGTGCGATTCCATCGGAAGCCAGCTCCCCTCCAACCCCTCCAAAGCCTCCAAGGCCCCTCCCTCTCTTTATTCCAGttcttcctcttcctcgccCTCCCCGTCGTCCTCCTCCACCCAGAGGCCCAGCCAGTCCACGCAGTGTGGTCGAGACACTAAGCCCACTCGGGTGTCCCCACGGACAGTCATCATGTCGCGGGCTGCATACAACCTGCTGGCGGGGGAGTCGGGGAGTCAGCTGAGCTCTTTCTCCCTCCTGCCTCATGCAGATGTGGCCTGGAGCAGCCCACTGAGGCCCCCTGTCAGTGTCAACCTGCAGGGGGCAGAGCAGAGCATGTACTACCGCCAGTGGACCATAGCCAGGCAGCATCATGCAGATTATGAAGCTCCGTCTGTGCCACACCCACGGCGCCTGCTACTCAGTGGACCCCCACAGGTAACACAACACAAGTGAAACTCCCCCTATAAGTGCATATACATACTATCAGCATCTGGACTGAAGTGtcactgcaacatttctcctttACTAGGTGGGAAAAACTGGGGCCTATCTGCAGTTTCTCCGTATCCTATTTCGAATGCTCATCAGACTGTTGGAGGTAGATGTGtatgatgaggaagaggaggaggaaggaggtgaGGATCACTAGGATTTAACTGAATCATTTATTCTGACCTCATGGTTTTAAACACACTGTAGATGTTATGACAAACTAAATGTCTGATGATTTGGTTTCTGTTCTCATGCTTTAATCTTCAGAAACATCAGAGGTTACAACTCCTGTAAATTCCCAGTTGCCTGACATTGAGGAGATTCGAAAGCTGCCCTTTGACCCCATCCCCCGGCACCCTAAGTTCAGGAATGCCAGCCCTGTTTACAATGACAAGATGCCAAAGTCCTTAACAGGTCAACAGAAATATGCAAACACACTGTATTTCAATCTACcgctgtaaacacagcacggATGCTACTTTAATATAAACTTAAACAAGCTGGAACACGTTTGGTTTTTGCAGATTGTAAGCAAGAAGGCGAGAGCCAAACACCAGCAAAACGAGAGACCAAGTCCATACGTCTGAGCAGGTTTGCTGCCCACAATGCCTTTCATCACTGTGAACAGTGTCACCACTACTGTGAAGCGGGCCCTGCCTCACAGGTGAGTGTGCACGGGCTTACATCAAACATCTGAGTCActcatctgctgctgtgtttgcgCTTGATTAACTTCAAACATTGCTGACTTTGAGATGCAAAGATATCCTGTCAAAATACTTTGACAGTTGAAAGCTTGAGGGCATTTATACATGATGTAGTCACACGTAATGGCGACCTCTGTGTGaataatgcatgtgtgtgtgtgtgtgtgtgtgtgtgtgtgtattgtagcTATCGGAGTGCACCTTCCATGCTTTCACCTTCTGCTCGTCCATGCTGGGGGAGGAGGTCCAGCTCCAGTTCGTCATTCCCAAAGCCAAGGAGCAGCACTTTGTCTTCAGTCAGCAGGGCAGCCACTTAGAGAGCATGTGCCTGCCTCTGGTCTCCACCAAGGTTAGTTTACTGTATACATGTGGGAGTATTTATGGTTGTGTAGGTATGTGTGCGTCTAGAGAGGGTGGGGGGATcatctctccctcaaaactgaGCCATAAACCAAtgtgataaatatttttttgggtcacaactttactgttttgttttactctGCGTCTGCCTCCAGGACCCCGATCTATTAAAGAGTCCAATCTTCACCCCGACCACAGGACGACAAGAGCACGGCCTGCTTAACATTTTCCACGCCATGGAGGGCGCCAGTCATCTGCACATTCTGGTCGTCAAGCAATTCGAAATGCCGCACTACAGAAAATACTGGCCCAACCACATCCTGCTCGTCCTGCCGGCTATGTTCAACAACGCAGGAGTTGGTGAGCAGCTTGCTGATTTAATTAAACCTAGATGTCTGCGtaaaaatgtgatatttcaagACAAACCTGTAGCTCACTTATTAAAGCATGTGCCTGAGTTCTTAGCAGTGACCTAGGTTTGATTCTTACCCGCGGCTCTTTGCTGTACCTTGTCCAGTTTTTCGGTCTCCCCCTACTTTTCTGTTTACCCTCAGCTAATGCTATCTATGAAAGGCAAAACAACACAAGCCCACTCATAAAAACATTGCTCCATAGCGCTACTAGTGGTACCTTTAAGTCAGTACATGAGCGACCCTGGTCATATATTTATCACAGTCAATCATCTTTGTTTACAGTAGTTAACAGGTTAAATGTTGTCTTAACCATTTGCAGCACTAAAGTCTGATTTGTTAGGAAGCTGATAAGGTGCATAATTTGTGTCAAATAGGTGTAACTAAACTAAATTGCACCAAAACACATGATCACCCTTTCACCTACTTTGTCTTACCATGAACCTGACAGTCAATGTGGCTGCCTGCCAACATTCCTGTTCAGTTTAGACCCAATACACTCAGTGCTGTGTATTGAACATGCAGTTTCTGAACTGTTGGAGTTCACTTTTAAATTTGCAATGCATAGGCTACACATACAAATGTATTGCTCAGCTTTTACATTTCACTTGCACTGCTTATTACCTCCTGCAGCGCTGTGGCTTTGCTGAAAGGAACTGTAGGTGTTTTGAGAAAGTATAAATGGAAAAACTGACACCTGTGCTCCCGTCTTTGCCAGGTGCGGCCCGCTTTATGATCAAAGAGCTGTCATATCATAACCTGGAGCTGGAGAGAAACCGACTGGAGGAGCAAGGTGTCAAGAGGCAAGATGTATGGCCTTTCATTGTTATGATGGACGACTCCTGCGTGCTTTGGAACACCCAccagacagcagacagcaggTAGTAACTGTTTTTGATTTGCAAAGTTGTCACGGAGAGGAGTTGCTGAGTTTTGCGAGTAAAATTTATTCTCAGTGattatttttcatgttaagCAACCTCTTAGCTTTTGTTACCCCATTACCACGgctaaaaatatgtatattattTGAAGACCTTtgttaatgtgtgtatgtgatgtgtGTCATGTGTGTCCTGTCCTTTTTCTCTCCTAGTGAGACATCAGAGGGAACTAACGTGTCTCTGAAGACAGTGCTGCAGCATATGGAAACCACTCCAAAGATCTGCCTGTATGCAATGTGCGGCACACGCAGGTGGAGCAGCAGCCTGGCTCGCAAGTCTCCCAGCCACCCCTTCAGCCGGTGTCACCTCCACGACTTTGCCATGCTCAATGTGGACCTGACGCAGAATGTTCAATACGACCTCAATCGGTAAGTTAGTAGAGGATTGTCAGTTAAGTTACACATTTGGTGGCTTGTGCAGCGTCTTAATCTCCTGGTGTTGCTGTTTTGGTGCTGTGTGCAGGTACAGCTGTGAGGAGGTGGACTTTAATCTAAGGGTGAACAGCAGTGGGCTGCTGCTGTGTCGCTTCAATTACTTCAGCCTCATGAAGAAGCACATTCCAGTCGGGGGAAACAAAGACTTCCTGGTCAAACCTAAACTCATGGTGGGTGTCATGTGTGTACtataaactgttttaaatagtCAAAGTAATGTACCCCTTTTAAGAAGGCAGCATTGatgcctttaaaaacactgcaacgtgtggacggagaattcttttcacagTATTATTAATTTGTTCCGTTACACCAGTTTTGAATGTCTTCTTCACCTCCTGAATCTTTCttgaactacactacactgcccCCACAATCCTTGGTGGTACAGCTCCATTTTGTCCTCATCAATAAGcattcagaaaacatgcacaattATGGACTAAATGAACACAGAGTagggacagaaggctccatccatgacgagcataaatgagcccttagagggtcttttagtacaaccaaacactggcaaGACTATTTAGGTGACCAGAATGTTATGATTATATATACTCT is a window from the Epinephelus fuscoguttatus linkage group LG15, E.fuscoguttatus.final_Chr_v1 genome containing:
- the greb1l gene encoding GREB1-like protein isoform X1, giving the protein MGNSYAGQLKSARFEEALHNSIEASLRSSSGDPQPIFTQLYLEPEPYPGNMDDMKAKADFHGGEPPGHELINGHSSNDLEELEDDDDSDSSSPPLPYLQAPVPDGCCTLDGFCQAGKDLRLVSIATEPIEVPAGFELVGAKSPSVPEHILVCAVDRRFLPDENGKNALLGFSGNCVGCGEKGFRYFTEFSNHINLKLSTQPKKQKHLKYYLVKNSQGALCKGPLICWKDCKTRQFSSSASTSKPSSSSSLSSKENGGASGHSSSPFSLSDSPPTRTTQVSSVFFGSQDIGRDCSFLKPLSSTPGNKTLPIVPTALRVNGPTNGLVVDGRPPLLNPSQVSLGPQGQGYRTADLGDSPVPNAMNSGPPKKRHRSWHPSSLVPVPPTAVPVPAIRPIVCSPGSVLGVSPPQPPVAGVIQPQPVTAGETVIVPNNLLNSSGFRPVILIGHGTLPYFYGNVGDIVVSPLLVSCYKSSQLTEKTLEMLGLDSSQRLCVETMTLLTLQYLARLGSEQIPLREELEQIVLKAMLCCPRGPAISPSQLPWLARLEASVSGGSVQVVVTHNSLGEGISESLRSLSEGPHHQKCLPTYVVIICASKMSGNEFCVLVLGKYQARALAEGMLTTNEFLKEISYELITGKVSVLASHFKTTSLGDNLDKQLVRYQRRRKGQVIQPFQGDVTDHIHSQEAASMSPPSDRAELLSKVFQIYPTQLSVARSLLSQVCSIADSGTQNLDLGRFCKVDFLVLVPPSHILVHQTAQRIRQSGVLVDLGIEDACSAYQKSDKYVVRLDGDVHTKMEAFMRKVKQNPYTLFVLIHDNSHVDLTSALSGSVCHGELQGLADRVVNCQEVLDAMNLLVLQVSCFPHTLQTRQSRISIQNEVHWPSNESLQGEQSPNELLYFGLRDYSSSLQWGVASPILRCDDAFEKMVHTLLERHPHLHSMVIRSYLLIQQYTEAMMALTSSPSLRDHITPETLAMVEDLINAPSREGSQGRGHMLLVRVPSLQLAMLARERLEDVRDKLGLQLCFAVLLGSPASELNLPRNFTSRLRAWRGCENEDWVPHTYEDLEGLPCIVILTGKDPLGETFPRSLKYSDLRLIDSSYLTRTALEQEVGLACTYVSMAVVQEPKKASAPRESDGEKATTSLNDGDELERPQSNGSAATRTSGSLAENGVSSSDIADSAQKPSTSICPPEGVVTSDIGTVTQRFKQECDSIGSQLPSNPSKASKAPPSLYSSSSSSSPSPSSSSTQRPSQSTQCGRDTKPTRVSPRTVIMSRAAYNLLAGESGSQLSSFSLLPHADVAWSSPLRPPVSVNLQGAEQSMYYRQWTIARQHHADYEAPSVPHPRRLLLSGPPQVGKTGAYLQFLRILFRMLIRLLEVDVYDEEEEEEGETSEVTTPVNSQLPDIEEIRKLPFDPIPRHPKFRNASPVYNDKMPKSLTDCKQEGESQTPAKRETKSIRLSRFAAHNAFHHCEQCHHYCEAGPASQLSECTFHAFTFCSSMLGEEVQLQFVIPKAKEQHFVFSQQGSHLESMCLPLVSTKDPDLLKSPIFTPTTGRQEHGLLNIFHAMEGASHLHILVVKQFEMPHYRKYWPNHILLVLPAMFNNAGVGAARFMIKELSYHNLELERNRLEEQGVKRQDVWPFIVMMDDSCVLWNTHQTADSSETSEGTNVSLKTVLQHMETTPKICLYAMCGTRRWSSSLARKSPSHPFSRCHLHDFAMLNVDLTQNVQYDLNRYSCEEVDFNLRVNSSGLLLCRFNYFSLMKKHIPVGGNKDFLVKPKLMEIENPAPISPSQYVCAPDSEQTLLDAPAQFLLEKFLQSCSHRLFPLAIQNRKNPVLSIDSYLNISPEISVCYINSRPHSTNLNHQGLLFSGLLLYLCDSFVVSGLLKKFRFLKGATLCVICQDRSSLRQTIVRLELEDEWQFRLRDEFQTANCSEDRPLYFLTGRHV